One window from the genome of Fervidobacterium thailandense encodes:
- a CDS encoding rubrerythrin family protein produces MREMTKKFLEDAFAGESMAHMKYLIFAEEAEKNGLKNLANTFRAIAYAEYVHAKNHFKALKKLGGTQENISSCIAGETFEIEEMYPVYNETAKLQGEKEAQITTYYALEAEKIHAEMYKKALKLASEGKDYDAERIYICPVCGYTAENEAPEKCPVCGAPKSSFVEFRG; encoded by the coding sequence ATGAGGGAGATGACGAAAAAGTTTCTCGAAGACGCTTTCGCGGGCGAGTCCATGGCACACATGAAGTACTTGATCTTCGCTGAGGAAGCGGAAAAAAACGGACTGAAGAATCTTGCGAATACCTTCCGCGCTATAGCTTACGCAGAGTACGTACATGCCAAGAATCACTTCAAAGCACTAAAAAAGCTCGGTGGTACCCAGGAAAATATTAGTTCTTGTATAGCTGGAGAAACCTTCGAAATCGAGGAAATGTACCCAGTTTACAACGAAACGGCGAAACTTCAGGGGGAAAAAGAAGCCCAAATCACAACTTACTACGCCCTTGAAGCTGAGAAAATCCACGCGGAGATGTACAAGAAAGCCCTAAAACTCGCCTCCGAGGGAAAGGACTACGACGCTGAGAGAATTTACATTTGCCCGGTGTGTGGTTACACCGCTGAAAATGAGGCTCCGGAGAAATGCCCAGTTTGTGGAGCTCCGAAGTCCTCTTTTGTTGAGTTCAGGGGGTGA
- a CDS encoding class II SORL domain-containing protein: protein MIGDYIKSADFKAEKHVPVIEAPEKVKKGEWFEVEVCVGKEIPHPNLVEHHIAWIELYAMPEGAPYILRIGRYEFSPTLEEPYIKTKIKLENNAKLIALSYCNIHGLWEGSKDVIVEG from the coding sequence GTGATCGGTGATTACATCAAAAGTGCCGATTTCAAGGCGGAAAAACACGTTCCTGTTATCGAGGCTCCTGAAAAAGTGAAAAAAGGTGAATGGTTCGAAGTTGAAGTTTGCGTTGGTAAGGAAATACCGCATCCAAACCTTGTTGAACATCACATCGCATGGATAGAACTGTACGCGATGCCGGAAGGCGCCCCGTACATTCTTAGAATCGGTAGATACGAATTCTCACCCACTCTCGAGGAACCGTACATCAAAACGAAGATCAAATTGGAAAACAACGCAAAACTCATCGCACTTTCTTACTGTAACATCCACGGCCTGTGGGAAGGCTCGAAAGACGTAATCGTAGAGGGTTGA
- a CDS encoding DUF554 domain-containing protein, producing MIRALLPALVNAVAIVIGSSAGLLLGKGISQRFKTILFFSVGLATLGIGIRMIIGANNFLVVLFSMVLGGLIGEWLNIEEKLKAFGDRIQEGDFSTGFVMASLLFLVGPMTIVGSITAGLKGDGEIIYTKSILDFISSIVLSSTYGLGVMLSALSVLVVQGGITLLSGSLNFLTKPEYLNDLVGVGGLLVLGIGLRILEIKDTKVGNFLPALFVSPLLSFLAVALQK from the coding sequence ATGATTAGAGCTTTACTCCCAGCCCTGGTCAACGCAGTGGCCATCGTCATCGGTAGTAGTGCCGGTCTCTTGCTGGGAAAGGGAATCTCGCAAAGGTTCAAAACGATACTCTTTTTCTCTGTCGGGCTCGCCACGCTGGGAATTGGTATCAGAATGATTATCGGAGCTAATAACTTCTTAGTCGTGCTCTTCTCTATGGTACTTGGTGGTCTAATCGGTGAGTGGTTGAACATCGAGGAAAAGTTGAAAGCTTTTGGGGATAGAATCCAAGAGGGCGATTTTTCAACCGGCTTTGTGATGGCTTCACTACTTTTCCTGGTCGGACCGATGACAATCGTTGGGTCCATCACAGCGGGCCTGAAAGGTGATGGGGAGATTATATACACAAAATCGATTCTGGATTTCATCTCGTCCATCGTCCTAAGTTCCACCTATGGGCTTGGCGTTATGCTCTCAGCTTTATCAGTTTTGGTAGTCCAGGGAGGCATCACATTACTCTCCGGATCGCTCAACTTTTTAACGAAACCCGAGTATTTGAACGATCTGGTCGGAGTTGGCGGTTTACTCGTCCTTGGAATCGGTTTACGAATACTGGAAATAAAGGACACCAAGGTAGGAAACTTTCTCCCAGCTCTATTTGTAAGTCCGCTTCTGAGTTTTTTGGCCGTTGCTCTGCAGAAATAA
- a CDS encoding NAD(P)-dependent malic enzyme: MDEMELHKVLKGKIRVNHAIEVTQETLKLLYTPGVANVALECAKDPLKTFEYTRRRKLIAVVSDGSAVLGLGNIGPYGALPVMEGKAMLFKQFGDLDAVPICLKTQDTDEIVKIVSSLEPNFGGVNLEDISAPRCFEILRTLNETLEIPVFHDDQQGTAVVVVAGLINALKLAEKRIEDVKIVVNGIGAAGYNIVKLLFEFGARNIIPCDVHGIINENNALHEYHLEIAKLCGTLDRSGSLRDALDQADVFIGVSKGNLLVAEDIKRMNKAPVVFALANPVPEIDPAKAYEAGAFIVATGRSDYPNQINNLLAFPGIMRFAVEKQVKINNRVLRVAAEVLASAVDPKPDEILPKPFERWPHEYLYHELSKRFSVFAY; encoded by the coding sequence ATGGACGAAATGGAGCTCCATAAAGTTCTCAAGGGAAAAATACGGGTCAATCATGCGATAGAAGTTACTCAAGAAACATTAAAGCTTCTCTATACACCGGGTGTTGCGAATGTGGCGTTAGAGTGTGCGAAGGATCCGCTGAAAACATTTGAGTACACAAGAAGGCGGAAACTCATCGCCGTTGTAAGCGACGGAAGCGCGGTTTTGGGTTTGGGTAATATCGGTCCTTACGGTGCGCTACCTGTAATGGAAGGGAAGGCGATGTTGTTTAAACAGTTCGGAGATCTCGATGCGGTTCCGATCTGTCTCAAGACGCAAGACACCGATGAGATTGTAAAAATCGTCTCAAGCCTTGAACCAAACTTCGGTGGGGTGAACCTTGAGGATATCTCAGCCCCAAGGTGTTTTGAGATACTGAGAACGCTAAATGAAACGCTTGAAATCCCCGTCTTTCACGATGACCAGCAAGGTACGGCTGTGGTAGTCGTTGCAGGGTTAATTAATGCTCTCAAACTTGCCGAAAAGCGCATAGAAGATGTGAAAATAGTTGTGAACGGAATTGGGGCCGCTGGGTACAATATCGTAAAGTTACTTTTCGAATTTGGTGCAAGAAACATAATCCCGTGCGACGTTCATGGTATAATAAATGAGAACAACGCTTTACACGAGTACCACCTGGAAATAGCAAAACTTTGTGGTACACTGGATCGTTCTGGATCGTTGAGAGACGCCTTAGATCAAGCAGACGTTTTCATTGGCGTATCTAAAGGAAACCTACTCGTTGCTGAAGATATCAAACGTATGAACAAAGCCCCGGTAGTTTTCGCCCTGGCAAACCCCGTACCGGAAATCGATCCAGCCAAGGCTTATGAAGCTGGGGCGTTCATCGTTGCAACGGGAAGGTCGGATTATCCAAATCAAATAAACAATCTACTCGCTTTTCCAGGGATAATGAGGTTCGCTGTGGAAAAACAAGTCAAAATCAACAATCGCGTGCTAAGGGTCGCCGCTGAAGTCCTCGCAAGTGCCGTAGACCCAAAACCAGACGAGATACTTCCCAAACCCTTCGAAAGATGGCCACATGAATATCTTTATCACGAACTTTCGAAAAGATTCTCAGTCTTCGCTTACTAA